From Arctopsyche grandis isolate Sample6627 chromosome 12, ASM5162203v2, whole genome shotgun sequence, one genomic window encodes:
- the LOC143919714 gene encoding uncharacterized protein LOC143919714, which yields MECRLCLYITPAKSAVSIYDSPHPLAQRIWTFCRLQVKIDDGLSDIICLQCVRNLELFCNFRKVCLQSDETSKLRLNDCSNIKAEEDITWENESGVNSTPNLCNSRVNGDINKSDSSALERSDFEMRGGKVKSLDCGVKLMEIPPEETSQKSSDKTYSTDSKSDDKINTKVTSKLLPQQKNFTPLNCEVCSKSFNLKFKLEKHMRSHTMEKQYKCEICLKSFTHKSTLAIHERSHTGEKLHKCGICLKSFVQKSTLVAHERTHTGEKPYKCDICSKSFSQKSYLVMHERSHTGEKPYKCDICFRSFTHLSNLAVHERAHTGEKPYKCDICLKSFSQKTTLVRHEKSHTMKAGQI from the exons ATGGAATGCAGACTTTGCCTTTATATTACTCCAGCCAAGTCTGCTGTCTCCATCTATGACAGTCCTCATCCACTGGCGCAGCGCATTTGGACCTTCTGTCGACTGCAG GTCAAGATAGATGACGGGTTATCAGATATTATATGCCTTCAATGTGTCCGAAATCTAgaattattttgcaattttcGAAAAGTTTGTCTTCAAAGTGACGAAACGTCGAAACTGAGGTTAAATGATTGTTCTAATATCAAGGCGGAAGAAGATATAACATGGGAAAATGAGTCAGGTGTTAATTCAACACCAAACCTGTGTAATTCCCGTGTCAATGGtgatataaataaaagtgaTTCGAGTGCTTTAGAACGAAGCGATTTTGAG ATGCGCGGAGGAAAAGTTAAATCGCTTGATTGCGGGGTAAAACTGATGGAAATTCCACCAGAAGAAACATCGCAAAAATCATCAGATAAAACATATTCCACGGATTCTAAATCGGACGATAAAATCAATACGAAAGTTACATCTAAATTATTAccacaacaaaaaaattttacACCATTAAATTGTGaagtttgttcaaaatcattcaatCTTAAATTCAAACTAGAGAAACATATGAGAAGTCACACAAtggaaaaacaatataaatgtgaaatatgtttaaaatcattcactcaCAAATCTACTCTTGCGATACACGAAAGGTCTCATACGGGGGAAAAACTGCACAAATGtggtatttgtttaaaatcattcgttCAAAAATCAACCCTCGTGGCACATGAACgaactcatactggggaaaaaccttacaaatgtgacatttgttcaaaatcctTTTCTCAAAAATCATACCTTGTAATGCATGAAAGatctcatactggggaaaagccatacaagtgtgacatttgtttcagatcATTTACTCATCTATCTAATCTTGCAGTGCATGAAAGAgctcacactggggaaaagccatataaatgtgatatttgtttaaaatcattttctcagaAAACGACCCTTGTGAGACATGAAAAATCTCATACTATGAAAGCTGgacaaatttaa